One Methanococcus aeolicus Nankai-3 DNA segment encodes these proteins:
- a CDS encoding DEAD/DEAH box helicase: MENKNLPNNFQRKNETKVMNILNENGIKSLRPPQQKVLNNNLLDKNKNFLICIPTASGKTLIGEMAFINHLLDENKQPTGKKGLFIVPLKALANEKYDEFKEKYEKYGLKVALSIGDFDEKENLSSYDLIITTAEKLDSLMRHRIDWIDKVSVVVVDEIHLIGDDERGGTLEIILTKLKNLNNIQLIGLSATVGNPEELANWLNATLVIDDWRPVELKKGIFYKNKIEYIDENNSLDEITKSDFVALRSLRSLQKPLNDSYKNDIMNLVVDCIDEDGSCLIFCNSKRGAVSEAKKLNLKKYLSHSEKHELQKLKDEVLSIFDPPTETCRALAECIEKGVAFHHAGLTYEQRKIVEEGFRKKLIKVICCTPTLCLNANTEILQESGFKKITELNKNEKVFALCGNKIRPVDCWKVHKTPQHEYNIVVKTANGLKITTTPNHLFLVKKGKETCEKEAKDLKVGDYVATADKIVVEERDIDLSYGDLYFIGYFIGDGYTGVIEKNVFRGSPDITFNPKYPPNFDDSKLHKKYFLKIKEEGNVSHYVYSKRLREVFNELNMLTKDNKNIDVFYILPLEKLSHFIAGLFDSDGYINANRKKIGFSSISENLIKKLQLALLRFGIHSTIRKRKGKVMKLNKTFRFCKSRRNRRFRESANLRFASTANPKDSLRSPTNNKEYKSRDIYELIIGDFVSVKRFYENIPLRHKEKRRKLEEIVKSKEIAKMWCDCGFSIDLTMFKPRTKSQNELNKERVKLLFELLNGKKLVMNYNNYYSKRKNPHFEFIIREKIGGNKKGVYYSLNDKGKILMNLLNKNIKDKENLEEMYDFLVNLEKCPICGKPLYKEMRHSWKKEYYDGDIYWSMIKEIKKIKVNDKYAYDIELPDDGTNDHYVVANGFIVHNSAGLNLPCRRAIVRDLKRFSGRGMAPISKMEIQQCIGRAGRPGLDPYGEGIVYIKNPNDVEKGFEYLTGKVEDIYSKLSNQKVLRTHILGLISTREVENEMDLKNFIKNTFYAHQYGSLQGVLRNVKEVVDFLEDYDFIVAFTPTKLGKRVSELYIDPYSAKIIIDGLKKINKSSELNTNLELYMLYVLSMTTEMRPPLRVRNHEEEDLILEMMDLNIDDYSWENLESFKTAKMFYDWINEVPEEDILKRYGIEPGILKYKVEQVKWMAYSAKEIFNQLNLKNEQIKDCLSELEIRLEYGAKKDIIELLKIKHVGRVRARKLYDAGIRSKNDIVTNRSKVISLLGDKIGKKVLEGFGLKYGQQTLLSFQ, translated from the coding sequence ATGGAAAACAAAAATCTGCCAAATAATTTCCAAAGGAAAAATGAAACAAAAGTTATGAATATACTTAATGAAAACGGCATAAAATCTCTTAGACCACCACAACAAAAAGTATTAAATAATAATTTGCTTGATAAAAATAAAAATTTTTTAATTTGTATTCCTACGGCATCGGGAAAAACACTTATTGGAGAGATGGCTTTTATAAACCACCTGTTGGATGAAAACAAACAACCGACAGGGAAAAAGGGACTATTTATAGTTCCATTAAAAGCCCTTGCAAATGAAAAATACGACGAGTTTAAAGAAAAATATGAAAAATATGGTTTAAAAGTGGCTTTGTCCATTGGAGATTTTGATGAAAAAGAGAATTTATCGAGCTACGATCTAATCATAACTACTGCTGAAAAACTTGATTCTTTAATGAGACATAGGATCGATTGGATAGATAAGGTTTCTGTTGTAGTGGTAGATGAAATCCATTTAATAGGGGATGATGAAAGAGGAGGAACCCTTGAGATCATTTTAACGAAATTAAAGAATTTAAATAATATCCAATTAATCGGTTTGTCTGCAACTGTTGGGAATCCAGAGGAACTTGCAAACTGGCTAAATGCAACACTTGTAATTGATGATTGGAGACCTGTGGAATTAAAAAAAGGAATATTCTATAAAAACAAAATAGAATACATTGATGAAAATAATTCATTAGACGAAATCACGAAGAGTGATTTCGTTGCTCTCCGTTCGCTTCGCTCACTCCAAAAACCCCTAAACGATAGTTATAAAAATGACATTATGAATTTGGTTGTAGATTGTATCGATGAAGATGGTTCATGTTTAATTTTTTGTAATTCTAAGAGAGGAGCGGTTAGTGAAGCAAAAAAATTGAATTTAAAGAAATACTTATCCCACAGTGAAAAACACGAACTTCAAAAACTGAAAGACGAAGTTTTAAGCATATTCGATCCACCAACTGAAACCTGTAGAGCTCTTGCAGAATGTATTGAAAAAGGGGTGGCATTTCACCATGCAGGTCTTACCTATGAACAGAGGAAAATAGTTGAAGAAGGATTCAGAAAGAAACTGATAAAGGTTATATGCTGTACTCCGACACTCTGTTTAAATGCAAATACCGAGATATTGCAAGAAAGTGGATTTAAAAAGATTACAGAATTGAATAAAAATGAAAAGGTATTTGCATTGTGTGGAAATAAAATAAGACCAGTGGATTGTTGGAAAGTTCATAAAACCCCGCAACATGAATATAATATTGTTGTAAAAACCGCAAATGGGCTAAAAATTACCACAACCCCCAATCATTTGTTCTTAGTTAAAAAAGGAAAAGAGACCTGTGAAAAAGAAGCAAAGGATTTAAAAGTGGGGGACTATGTGGCTACTGCTGATAAAATAGTGGTTGAAGAAAGAGATATTGATTTATCCTATGGGGACCTTTATTTCATTGGATATTTTATAGGAGATGGCTATACCGGTGTTATCGAAAAAAATGTATTTAGAGGTAGTCCCGATATTACGTTTAATCCAAAATACCCGCCAAATTTTGATGACTCTAAACTTCACAAAAAATACTTTTTAAAAATTAAAGAGGAAGGAAATGTTTCTCATTATGTATATTCAAAAAGACTAAGGGAAGTATTTAATGAATTAAATATGCTCACTAAGGATAACAAAAATATTGATGTATTTTACATTCTTCCATTGGAAAAGTTATCACACTTTATTGCAGGGTTGTTTGATAGTGATGGATACATTAATGCCAACAGAAAGAAAATAGGATTCTCTTCGATATCAGAAAATCTAATCAAAAAACTACAATTAGCATTATTGAGGTTTGGAATACATAGCACCATTAGAAAAAGAAAAGGAAAAGTTATGAAGCTTAACAAAACCTTCAGGTTTTGTAAGTCTCGACGAAACCGAAGGTTTCGTGAGTCAGCAAATCTTCGATTTGCTTCGACAGCGAATCCAAAGGATTCGCTTCGATCGCCAACAAATAATAAAGAATACAAAAGTAGAGATATTTATGAACTAATAATTGGTGATTTTGTAAGTGTAAAAAGATTTTATGAAAATATTCCACTGAGACACAAGGAAAAAAGAAGAAAATTGGAAGAAATCGTAAAAAGTAAGGAAATTGCTAAAATGTGGTGTGATTGCGGATTTAGCATTGATTTAACTATGTTTAAGCCAAGAACAAAAAGTCAGAATGAATTAAATAAAGAGCGTGTAAAATTACTTTTTGAACTATTAAATGGAAAAAAATTGGTTATGAACTACAATAACTACTATTCAAAGAGAAAGAATCCCCATTTTGAGTTTATCATAAGAGAAAAGATAGGTGGAAATAAAAAAGGAGTATATTATTCTCTAAATGATAAAGGAAAAATTTTAATGAATCTTCTTAATAAAAATATAAAAGATAAAGAGAACTTAGAAGAAATGTATGACTTCTTAGTAAATCTTGAAAAATGCCCAATTTGTGGCAAGCCACTCTACAAAGAAATGAGACATAGTTGGAAAAAAGAATATTATGATGGAGATATTTATTGGAGCATGATCAAAGAAATTAAAAAAATAAAGGTAAATGACAAATATGCTTATGACATAGAACTACCAGATGATGGGACAAATGACCATTATGTTGTGGCAAATGGATTTATAGTACATAACTCTGCTGGACTAAATTTACCTTGTAGAAGAGCAATTGTAAGGGATTTAAAGAGATTTTCCGGTAGAGGTATGGCTCCAATTTCAAAAATGGAAATTCAGCAATGTATTGGAAGAGCCGGGAGACCTGGTTTAGATCCTTATGGTGAAGGAATAGTCTATATAAAAAATCCAAACGATGTTGAAAAAGGTTTTGAATACTTAACTGGAAAGGTGGAGGACATATACTCAAAACTTTCCAATCAAAAAGTTCTTAGAACCCATATCCTTGGATTGATATCCACGAGGGAAGTTGAAAATGAAATGGATTTAAAAAACTTTATAAAAAACACATTTTATGCTCACCAGTATGGAAGTCTCCAAGGAGTTTTGAGGAATGTAAAAGAAGTCGTTGATTTTTTAGAGGATTATGATTTTATCGTTGCATTTACACCAACAAAACTTGGGAAAAGAGTTTCAGAACTGTATATTGATCCATATAGTGCAAAAATAATTATAGATGGATTAAAAAAGATCAACAAATCCTCTGAGTTAAATACAAATCTAGAGCTCTATATGTTATATGTACTGTCAATGACCACGGAAATGAGGCCCCCTTTAAGAGTAAGAAATCATGAAGAAGAAGATTTAATTTTAGAAATGATGGACTTAAATATTGATGATTATTCCTGGGAAAATTTAGAAAGCTTTAAAACTGCAAAGATGTTCTACGACTGGATTAATGAGGTTCCAGAGGAGGATATATTAAAAAGGTATGGAATTGAACCTGGGATTTTAAAGTACAAAGTTGAACAGGTTAAATGGATGGCATATTCTGCAAAAGAAATATTTAATCAATTAAATTTAAAAAATGAACAAATCAAAGACTGTTTATCTGAATTGGAGATAAGACTCGAGTATGGTGCTAAAAAAGATATCATTGAGTTACTCAAAATTAAACACGTTGGAAGAGTTAGGGCCAGAAAACTATACGACGCTGGAATAAGGAGCAAAAATGATATTGTAACGAACCGCTCAAAAGTCATCAGTTTGCTTGGAGATAAGATCGGAAAAAAAGTCTTAGAAGGATTTGGTTTGAAATATGGTCAGCAGACACTACTTAGCTTCCAATAG
- a CDS encoding AIR synthase related protein: MENIEYEIKRAINHMMETNYPRKEFWNMDSKLPNLISGIRAGDDAVVVGNTVINMEGPYPLVLGSKTALIHTTCDIVAMGAPPKYAMNAIQAKDEQEIKMAIDGLKKQSLGLNIPIVGGNTQTLEELKSCMSVVVFGELPDNRKIIKDGGAKPDDIIAMVGHPVEGDTGTRIQKAKNKFDTFLELLNQGVEVNACKDASRGGWLCNLLEMLVKAKKGIEINSIPYPRATRYLGTYLVSMSEDSLKEAVNICMDNRCPIIPFGKITTDSCLSIGNKSYIDNEQMRELRKQFPYKY; the protein is encoded by the coding sequence ATGGAAAATATAGAATATGAAATAAAACGAGCAATAAACCACATGATGGAAACTAATTACCCTAGAAAAGAGTTTTGGAATATGGATTCGAAGCTTCCAAATTTAATTAGTGGAATACGAGCAGGAGATGATGCCGTAGTAGTGGGCAATACAGTAATTAATATGGAGGGACCATATCCATTAGTTTTAGGCTCTAAAACAGCACTAATACATACAACTTGTGATATTGTGGCAATGGGAGCTCCCCCAAAATATGCCATGAATGCCATTCAGGCAAAAGACGAACAGGAAATAAAAATGGCAATTGATGGATTAAAAAAACAATCTTTGGGGCTAAATATTCCAATAGTAGGGGGAAATACCCAAACTCTTGAAGAATTAAAATCCTGCATGTCTGTGGTTGTATTTGGGGAGCTCCCCGACAATAGAAAAATAATAAAAGATGGCGGAGCAAAACCTGATGACATAATAGCTATGGTGGGTCATCCAGTAGAGGGAGATACAGGAACAAGAATTCAAAAGGCAAAAAATAAATTTGATACCTTTTTAGAGCTATTAAATCAAGGTGTGGAAGTAAATGCCTGTAAAGACGCCTCACGAGGAGGTTGGCTTTGTAATTTACTTGAAATGCTTGTAAAAGCTAAAAAAGGAATAGAAATAAATTCAATACCTTATCCAAGAGCTACACGATATTTGGGAACATATTTAGTTTCAATGAGTGAGGATAGTTTAAAAGAAGCCGTTAATATATGTATGGATAATAGATGCCCCATAATACCATTTGGAAAAATAACAACAGATAGTTGTTTATCTATTGGCAATAAATCGTATATCGATAATGAGCAAATGAGGGAGCTCCGAAAACAATTTCCATATAAATATTAA
- the cbiQ gene encoding cobalt ECF transporter T component CbiQ — protein MHHSLRSIERELPKNSIIHNLDSRVKLIFVLMLVITSAILNNIQFVLLIWLYIIFIILISRISIINTIKRIILILPFGMFLAFFQPFIKGDTVIYTILGAPIYYEGILFGALLFSKFLVSITAIVFLSSTTPMHEVIIAGRRLGLPPIMATMLGLMVRYLFIMYDILENTLNSQKSRCLSRKNISYKSLLNIFGYSIGSLFIRSYEQGERTYLAMTSRGYSENSNIMSFGSKIKKNDILFLAITAIFLITLLILQFLN, from the coding sequence TTGCATCATTCATTACGATCAATAGAAAGGGAGCTCCCTAAAAATAGTATTATTCATAATTTAGATTCGCGAGTAAAATTGATATTTGTATTAATGTTGGTCATAACTTCTGCAATTCTAAATAATATTCAATTCGTGCTTTTAATTTGGTTATATATTATATTTATTATATTAATTTCAAGAATATCAATAATCAATACAATTAAAAGAATAATATTAATATTGCCGTTTGGTATGTTTTTGGCATTTTTTCAGCCATTTATAAAAGGAGACACTGTAATATATACAATATTAGGGGCTCCCATATATTACGAAGGAATATTATTTGGGGCATTGCTGTTTTCAAAGTTTCTTGTATCAATAACGGCAATTGTGTTTCTATCCTCTACGACCCCTATGCACGAGGTAATAATAGCAGGTAGAAGATTAGGACTACCTCCCATTATGGCTACAATGTTGGGACTAATGGTCAGATATTTATTTATTATGTATGATATATTAGAAAATACTTTAAATTCTCAAAAATCGCGATGTTTAAGCAGAAAAAACATATCATATAAAAGCTTATTAAATATATTTGGATATAGTATAGGTTCGCTGTTTATTAGGTCGTATGAACAGGGGGAAAGAACATATCTAGCTATGACTTCGCGGGGATATAGTGAAAATTCAAATATAATGTCATTTGGAAGTAAAATAAAAAAAAATGACATATTATTTTTAGCTATTACAGCGATATTTTTGATAACTTTATTAATCTTACAATTTTTAAATTAA
- a CDS encoding formylmethanofuran dehydrogenase subunit B, with protein MKKVYRDINCPVCGMGCDDIVVIYDKENNTIETENVCKEGAPKFMEVVSSHRLRKPLIKKDKDFEEVEWEKAIDEAAKVLAKAKRPLLFLGAETSSEAQIVGLHMAEYLGGIADSNSTIUHGPTLMGVQEAGLPTCTAGEVKNRADLLIYWGCNPMHSHPRQISRYSGFARGYFTERGMKDRKMVVADPRVTDTAKLADVHFQLKPNSDYELFSALLIVLRGKKPHPSVEEITGITIEQMEAAIELIKESKYVMIYGGLGLPASKGSHRNIEMVLRLTNEINKYTKCNIGALRGHCNVNGFNQIASYMYGYPYGLDFSRGYPRYNPGEFTATDVLRDGEVDAIFLMAADLGAHMPRDCVKKINDIPMVCIDIAPGPSTTSADVVLPGVIDAMECDATFYRFDGLTQYAQPFTESPFSFTKSNEDTVKQLFEKVKEYKEKMKNGEEIE; from the coding sequence ATGAAAAAAGTATATAGGGATATCAACTGTCCCGTATGTGGTATGGGATGTGATGATATCGTAGTAATCTACGATAAAGAAAACAATACGATAGAGACAGAAAATGTATGTAAAGAGGGAGCTCCTAAATTCATGGAAGTTGTAAGTTCCCACAGATTAAGAAAACCATTAATTAAAAAAGATAAAGACTTTGAAGAAGTAGAATGGGAAAAGGCAATAGACGAAGCTGCTAAGGTTTTGGCTAAGGCTAAAAGACCTTTATTGTTCCTTGGTGCTGAAACCTCCTCAGAGGCACAAATTGTAGGATTGCATATGGCAGAATATTTGGGAGGAATAGCAGATTCAAATTCAACAATATGACACGGTCCAACATTAATGGGTGTGCAAGAGGCTGGGCTACCTACTTGTACAGCAGGTGAAGTTAAAAATAGGGCAGATTTACTAATATATTGGGGCTGTAATCCAATGCACTCTCACCCAAGACAGATAAGTAGATACTCTGGATTTGCCAGAGGATACTTTACTGAAAGGGGTATGAAAGATAGAAAAATGGTTGTTGCCGATCCAAGGGTAACAGATACGGCAAAATTGGCTGATGTGCATTTCCAATTAAAACCAAATAGTGATTATGAGTTATTCTCGGCACTGTTGATAGTGTTAAGAGGAAAAAAACCACATCCAAGTGTGGAGGAAATCACTGGTATTACAATAGAACAGATGGAAGCAGCCATAGAACTCATAAAAGAATCAAAATATGTAATGATTTATGGCGGATTGGGGCTTCCAGCATCAAAAGGTAGCCACAGGAATATTGAAATGGTTTTAAGATTGACAAATGAAATAAACAAATATACAAAATGTAATATTGGAGCTCTTAGAGGGCACTGTAATGTAAATGGATTTAACCAGATTGCTTCATATATGTATGGTTATCCATATGGTTTGGATTTTTCAAGAGGTTATCCAAGATATAACCCAGGAGAATTCACGGCTACAGATGTGCTGAGAGATGGGGAAGTAGATGCCATATTTTTAATGGCTGCTGATCTTGGTGCCCATATGCCGAGAGATTGCGTTAAAAAAATAAATGATATCCCCATGGTATGTATTGATATTGCCCCTGGGCCATCTACGACCTCCGCCGATGTGGTATTGCCCGGAGTTATAGATGCTATGGAGTGTGATGCTACATTTTATAGGTTTGATGGTTTGACACAATATGCTCAGCCATTTACAGAATCACCATTTTCATTTACCAAAAGTAATGAGGATACTGTAAAACAGTTATTCGAAAAAGTAAAAGAATACAAAGAAAAAATGAAAAATGGCGAAGAAATAGAATAA
- a CDS encoding molybdopterin molybdotransferase MoeA — protein MISLNEALNILNNYSLNKKYPAEYVDIYNSQGRIIAEDIISKVDIPLYNRSNMDGYAVVDLNLKQYKIIDEIFAGDMRDLIIKQNECVYVATGSKIPNNANFVIPIELVNIIDNEIIEPIEKITEKYISKIGTDIKYGEKVLKRGAKLNERTIGLLASVGIEKVKVNYVPKIGIISTGNELSVINEVNSKTLYSIIKMANCIPVHIGNARDNMEDIENMINKAIKLNCDIIITSGGVSEGKKDLIPNIVLNRGNILFHKVKMRPGKPMLFGEIDSIPIFGMPGNVVSCIVCSYVYLLPFLENITKKMQTTKKIVKAKLGGKVCSEPDFVYYRPVKLENGIAHLTFKGSGLITSIVYADGFIKLNENELQKNKDDVVDVWLFE, from the coding sequence ATGATTTCATTGAACGAAGCACTCAACATATTAAATAATTATTCATTAAATAAAAAATATCCTGCTGAATATGTGGATATATATAACTCACAGGGTAGGATTATAGCAGAAGATATTATTTCAAAAGTGGATATTCCACTATATAATCGGTCGAATATGGACGGTTATGCCGTTGTAGATTTAAATTTAAAACAGTATAAAATAATAGATGAGATTTTTGCGGGAGATATGAGAGATTTGATAATTAAACAAAATGAATGTGTTTATGTTGCCACGGGTTCAAAAATTCCAAATAATGCAAATTTCGTAATACCTATTGAATTGGTCAATATAATAGACAATGAAATTATAGAACCAATTGAGAAAATCACCGAAAAATATATTTCAAAAATAGGAACAGATATAAAATATGGAGAAAAGGTTTTGAAGAGAGGAGCAAAATTAAATGAAAGAACTATTGGATTACTTGCATCGGTGGGGATTGAAAAGGTAAAAGTTAATTATGTTCCTAAAATAGGCATAATATCCACAGGTAATGAGCTATCGGTTATCAATGAGGTAAATTCAAAAACTTTGTATTCCATTATAAAAATGGCAAATTGTATTCCTGTGCATATTGGAAATGCCCGAGATAATATGGAAGATATTGAAAACATGATAAATAAAGCAATTAAATTAAATTGTGATATTATTATAACTTCGGGAGGGGTATCAGAAGGGAAGAAAGATTTAATTCCAAATATTGTATTAAATAGGGGAAATATATTATTCCATAAAGTTAAAATGAGACCGGGGAAACCTATGCTATTTGGGGAAATAGATAGTATTCCTATATTTGGTATGCCCGGTAATGTGGTATCCTGTATAGTGTGTAGTTATGTTTATTTGCTTCCATTTTTGGAAAACATAACTAAAAAAATGCAAACCACAAAAAAAATAGTTAAAGCAAAATTGGGGGGAAAAGTATGTTCTGAGCCTGATTTTGTATATTATCGTCCCGTTAAATTAGAAAATGGGATAGCACATCTAACATTTAAAGGCTCTGGTTTAATTACTTCCATTGTATATGCTGATGGGTTTATTAAATTAAATGAAAATGAATTGCAAAAAAATAAAGACGATGTTGTAGATGTTTGGCTGTTTGAATAA
- a CDS encoding MTH865 family protein, translating to MNVKEEIKAQIMGALEGANFPIETPEELLAAFPKGAETTCKAGNIEMTAGEAGKLLKAGDFPFKSAEEVADTIISRAGL from the coding sequence ATGAACGTAAAAGAAGAAATAAAAGCACAGATTATGGGAGCGTTAGAAGGCGCAAATTTTCCAATCGAAACTCCAGAAGAGTTATTGGCTGCATTTCCAAAGGGAGCTGAAACAACGTGTAAAGCTGGAAATATTGAAATGACTGCAGGAGAGGCTGGAAAATTATTGAAAGCAGGGGATTTTCCATTTAAAAGTGCTGAAGAAGTAGCGGACACAATAATTTCAAGGGCTGGATTATAA
- the cbiM gene encoding cobalt transporter CbiM has translation MHIPDGFLPIWEAGLLWLVSLVCIGLSLKWASKEMNEKTVPLFAAVAAGIFAIQAMNIPIPWGTSGHMGGAALASIIFDSPWAGVLMLALVLIVQGLFFADGGILAMGANVFNMGIISAFVGYYVFKSLKKVNIAVAAFGAGWFALFLGAIVCAIEMAVAGTFPLDKGLQFMGLYHAAIGFIEGGITAVVIQYISSVRPDLIKGLGGNNE, from the coding sequence TTGCATATTCCTGATGGATTTTTACCGATATGGGAAGCCGGATTATTATGGCTTGTTTCATTGGTATGTATTGGTTTGTCCCTTAAATGGGCATCAAAAGAAATGAATGAAAAAACAGTCCCTCTTTTTGCAGCAGTGGCAGCAGGTATATTTGCTATTCAAGCTATGAATATACCAATACCATGGGGAACCAGCGGACATATGGGCGGTGCGGCATTAGCATCTATCATATTTGATAGTCCCTGGGCTGGTGTGTTAATGTTAGCTCTTGTGTTAATTGTTCAAGGTTTATTCTTTGCAGATGGAGGAATATTGGCAATGGGTGCAAATGTATTCAATATGGGTATAATTAGTGCATTTGTTGGATATTATGTATTTAAATCACTTAAAAAGGTAAATATTGCCGTTGCAGCATTTGGTGCCGGTTGGTTTGCTTTATTCCTAGGTGCTATTGTTTGTGCTATTGAAATGGCAGTTGCTGGAACATTCCCATTAGATAAAGGATTACAGTTCATGGGATTATACCATGCAGCAATAGGATTTATTGAAGGAGGTATAACGGCAGTAGTAATTCAATATATATCCTCAGTTAGACCTGATTTAATAAAAGGATTGGGTGGTAATAATGAATAA
- a CDS encoding PDGLE domain-containing protein, translating to MNKILISGLAVALIIGLLAPFLASGNPDGLESAAEKIVNEHTLEQNLHEVGLKEEGTVAPSPMPDYAIEGMGKIGEIIAMVVGILIMAVLAYGVGMMFKK from the coding sequence ATGAATAAAATATTAATTTCAGGACTTGCCGTTGCATTAATTATTGGGTTATTAGCTCCTTTTTTAGCATCAGGAAACCCTGATGGATTGGAAAGTGCAGCAGAAAAAATAGTAAATGAGCATACACTTGAACAAAATCTACATGAAGTTGGACTTAAAGAAGAAGGAACAGTTGCACCTTCACCAATGCCTGACTACGCAATAGAAGGAATGGGCAAAATAGGAGAAATAATAGCAATGGTCGTAGGAATATTAATTATGGCTGTTTTAGCCTATGGCGTTGGAATGATGTTTAAAAAATAA
- a CDS encoding flavodoxin family protein — MKVLGFSGSPIKNSNTDRVILEVLKATGLKYEFIKLADYKIEPCKACLGCVKTNECVIKDDGIKLAKKVKEADAIVIGGYTSYSSLDARTKAFIERLYPLRHNFGFMAGKVGAAVITSAVPEENKMLPPAAEMGVNSIMFYMMEEGMKFLGSVKVLGNVPCVSCRVEEDCEVSGLKMIHGPDATIDSVGIKSFEEQETAIKGARELGEKIAQALKSKVNREEYYV; from the coding sequence ATGAAGGTTTTAGGGTTTTCGGGTTCCCCAATAAAAAATAGCAACACAGACAGAGTAATTTTGGAAGTTCTAAAAGCAACAGGTCTTAAATACGAGTTTATAAAATTGGCAGATTATAAAATCGAACCCTGCAAGGCCTGTCTTGGATGCGTTAAAACTAACGAATGCGTAATAAAAGATGACGGAATCAAACTGGCAAAAAAGGTAAAAGAAGCTGACGCCATTGTAATTGGTGGATATACATCATATTCATCACTTGATGCAAGAACAAAAGCTTTTATTGAAAGGCTATATCCTTTAAGACACAATTTTGGTTTTATGGCAGGGAAAGTCGGTGCTGCAGTAATTACCTCGGCAGTTCCTGAAGAGAATAAAATGCTTCCTCCTGCAGCGGAAATGGGTGTAAATTCAATAATGTTTTATATGATGGAAGAAGGGATGAAGTTTTTAGGATCAGTGAAAGTTTTAGGAAATGTGCCATGTGTAAGTTGTAGAGTGGAAGAAGACTGTGAAGTTTCAGGCTTAAAAATGATACATGGACCAGACGCCACGATCGATTCTGTTGGAATTAAATCCTTTGAAGAACAGGAAACTGCAATCAAAGGTGCAAGAGAATTGGGAGAAAAAATTGCACAGGCACTAAAATCAAAAGTGAATAGAGAAGAATACTATGTTTAA
- a CDS encoding winged helix-turn-helix domain-containing protein, protein MKEDITTNLELKELKEEIFKLRNELRSFIEKSNQKHVDLIFSELKEKYSEIFYNKELDNAKSSLKNNMVENCPMKDQCYSVFLDFLKNIAKYIKEGEISESIVNSYRDKLKELHKNSPKIECDTCFLEAGRLFEKQIELMKALGIYKKEENLEYSLSEISEEDLIKNLLEPIANKHRFMILKALSSQTRTFSDLSKITNLRGGNLLFHIKKLQESNMIIQRSERGDYMITKKGYDTVNTISKLYMSLDK, encoded by the coding sequence ATGAAAGAAGATATAACTACAAATTTAGAACTTAAAGAATTAAAAGAAGAAATCTTTAAATTAAGAAATGAATTAAGAAGTTTTATTGAGAAATCAAATCAAAAACACGTTGATTTAATATTTAGCGAACTTAAAGAAAAATATTCTGAAATTTTCTATAACAAAGAGCTCGATAATGCAAAATCAAGCTTGAAGAACAACATGGTAGAAAACTGCCCGATGAAGGACCAATGTTATAGTGTATTTTTGGATTTTTTAAAGAACATTGCAAAATATATAAAAGAGGGGGAGATTTCTGAATCGATAGTAAACTCTTACCGGGATAAATTAAAAGAATTGCATAAAAATAGTCCTAAAATTGAGTGCGATACGTGTTTTTTAGAAGCAGGTAGGTTATTTGAAAAGCAAATCGAATTGATGAAAGCTCTGGGAATTTATAAAAAAGAAGAAAATTTGGAATATTCCCTTTCTGAAATTTCTGAAGAAGATCTAATTAAAAATCTACTTGAGCCAATCGCAAATAAACACAGATTTATGATATTAAAGGCACTATCAAGCCAAACAAGAACTTTTTCAGACCTATCAAAGATAACCAATTTAAGAGGGGGAAATTTACTATTTCACATAAAAAAGCTTCAAGAATCAAACATGATTATTCAAAGAAGCGAAAGGGGGGACTATATGATAACGAAAAAAGGTTATGATACAGTAAATACCATTTCAAAGCTTTATATGTCCCTAGACAAGTAG